Proteins encoded in a region of the Zea mays cultivar B73 chromosome 2, Zm-B73-REFERENCE-NAM-5.0, whole genome shotgun sequence genome:
- the LOC103646241 gene encoding uncharacterized protein LOC103646241, with protein sequence MINLFDLSAGMSSTNMLTDRARIDGSPACRSRQDAKRTVDPAKVYTNDKVGASNWSSSRNKSNVSPLNVALEKEMSKELESKKKSPSVVARLMGLEEDLPGQEPALPSTKRNLKKRHLNGNLVKTNNLHRHQEQYHSSMTTCDKHIGPKETVEFKDVYEVSEEPLRTYHFQDQTFPREMSSRSKRDIRMEIVRQKFMEAKRLATDEKLLHSKEFQEALEVLSSNRDLFLKFLEEPNSTFSKQLAGLHRSPSPPQTKRITVLKPTKFVESDCRREIRTHRINEGNEHVMRRTHWRSHSAEDTLSQPTRIVVLKPSPGKPSRTMARLTTEAAPAQFAEQIGFYGGLEGHNYPSDALHRRDESLLSSVYSNGYGGDESSFGRSEVDYIDEEDSNLSDSEIVSPVPPLHSWDHFKRYSSPHSGSTFSRTSRSPESSVIREAKKRLSERWASVAYNEINQEKLQLPRSSSTLGEMLSLRGVKKEAGGMGSVSSSRPCDAEKEMTLRATCITVLRENEGDGQSSPTTLARSKSVPVSSSMFDDIAPNAPSSNCEGCKTPNSATRSDKAKSSFKGRVSSFFFPKNKRQSKEKIIPSASFDGKVEVTCFGSMKPQGGHNIGSMPFCEDTDDSSATQTICSSKDVVSIEVPISSACPSEHIDGSRSGGLNCSCDKPSPTSILDVSFEDSNLNGSESSRSIPCSNERIALRSDAIESVTRSLSWEEDMSSPSPLLDSTNLTPISSVDDDELECVAFVQKIVSSAGLGDLRLDMVFTGWYLPDCPVDPALCDKLLDRKEEAAKSRERRSNQKLLFDYVNMAVVEIGHDTLLCAYPWRQACSMAWEETLSQALAEEVPHHMRDWLHGSGKFAGNENDNAGTLLERVMRQEVEGRGWVKSMRWELDEITEQIAGNVLDEIVVEALDGLGICSPWPEMAMAIPNL encoded by the exons ATGATCAACTTATTTGACCTCAGCGCAGGGATGTCTAGCACAAACATGCTCACAGATCGAGCTCGTATAGATG GTTCTCCAGCGTGTAGAAGCAGGCAAGATGCCAAGAGAACAGTTGATCCTGCTAAAGTTTATACCAACGATAAAGTA GGAGCTAGTAACTGGAGCTCATCCAGAAATAAATCAAATGTGTCTCCATTGAATGTGGCGTTAGAAAAGGAGATGTCCAAGGAATTGGAATCAAAGAAGAAGTCACCAAGTGTGGTTGCCAGATTGATGGGACTTGAAGAAGATCTACCTGGTCAAGAGCCAGCATTACCTTCCACTAAAAGAAATTTGAAGAAAAGACACCTAAATGGCAACTTGGTCAAAACAAACAATCTCCATCGACATCAAGAGCAGTACCATTCCAGTATGACAACATGCGACAAACACATAGGACCCAAAGAAACAGTTGAATTTAAGGATGTTTATGAAGTCAGTGAAGAACCATTGAGAACATACCATTTTCAGGACCAAACTTTTCCTAGGGAAATGTCTTCCAGGAGCAAGAGAGACATAAGGATGGAAATTGTTCGTCAGAAGTTCATGGAAGCAAAGCGTCTTGCTACAGATGAGAAACTCCTGCATTCAAAGGAGTTTCAAGAAGCTCTTGAGGTTCTAAGTTCTAACAGAGATTTGTTCCTTAAGTTTCTTGAGGAACCAAACTCTACTTTCTCAAAGCAGCTAGCTGGACTTCACAGAAGCCCATCACCACCTCAGACAAAGCGTATTACTGTGTTGAAACCAACTAAATTTGTTGAGAGCGATTGCAGAAGGGAAATCAGAACACACAGAATAAATGAAGGAAATGAACACGTGATGCGGAGGACACACTGGAGATCTCATTCAGCAGAAGATACCTTATCCCAGCCAACTAGGATAGTGGTCCTGAAGCCTAGTCCTGGCAAGCCTAGCAGAACAATGGCTAGGCTAACAACCGAAGCAGCCCCAGCTCAGTTCGCTGAGCAGATAGGTTTTTATGGAGGTTTAGAAGGTCACAATTACCCATCAGATGCTCTACATCGGCGGGATGAGTCTTTATTATCTTCTGTATACTCAAATGGCTATGGTGGAGATGAAAGTTCTTTCGGCAGATCAGAAGTTGACTACATTGATGAAGAAGATAGTAACCTAAGTGACTCGGAGATCGTTAGCCCAGTACCGCCGCTGCATTCATGGGATCACTTCAAAAGATACAGCAGTCCTCACTCAGGTTCAACTTTTAGCAGAACATCTCGGTCGCCCGAGTCATCTGTGATCAGGGAAGCTAAAAAACGGCTTTCAGAAAGATGGGCGTCAGTAGCATATAATGAGATCAACCAAGAAAAGCTGCAACTACCAAGAAGTTCAAGCACTTTGGGAGAAATGCTTTCCCTTCGGGGAGTCAAGAAAGAAGCTGGTGGTATGGGTTCTGTTTCAAGTAGTAGGCCATGTGATGCCGAGAAAGAGATGACCCTGCGAGCTACGTGTATAACTGTTCTTAGAGAGAACGAAGGAGATGGGCAGAGCTCTCCAACGACTTTAGCAAGATCAAAATCTGTCCCAGTGTCATCGTCCATGTTTGATGACATAGCACCAAATGCCCCGTCATCCAATTGTGAAGGCTGTAAAACACCAAACTCGGCCACAAGATCTGATAAAGCAAAGTCATCATTCAAAGGGAGAGTTTCGAGTTTTTTCTTCCCTAAAAATAAAAGGCAGTCAAAAGAGAAAATCATCCCATCTGCTAGCTTTGATGGGAAAGTCGAAGTCACTTGTTTTGGCAGCATGAAACCACAGGGTGGTCATAATATTGGTTCTATGCCATTTTGTGAGGACACAGATGATAGTTCTGCTACTCAAACAATATGTTCTTCAAAA GATGTTGTTTCTATTGAAGTACCTATTTCTTCTGCCTGTCCAAGTGAACATATTGATGGATCGAGATCAGGTGGTCTGAATTGTAGCTGTGATAAGCCTAGCCCTACTTCAATTCTTGATGTATCATTTGAAGATAGCAACCTTAATGGATCTGAATCGTCAAGAAGCATTCCTTGTAGCAACGAGA GAATTGCCTTACGATCCGATGCAATTGAATCTGTCACGCGCTCATTATCATGGGAGGAGGATATGAGCTCACCTTCGCCTTTACTTGATTCGACAAACTTAACCCCAATCTCAAGCGTGGACGACGATGAACTTGAATGTGTTGCCTTTGTACAAAAGATTGTATCATCTGCTGGGCTAGGCGACCTGCGGTTGGATATGGTCTTCACAGGCTGGTACTTGCCTGACTGCCCTGTAGACCCTGCATTGTGCGACAAGCTATTGGACCGGAAGGAGGAGGCTGCTAAGTCGAGGGAGCGGAGGTCGAACCAAAAGCTTCTTTTCGATTACGTGAACATGGCAGTGGTCGAGATTGGCCATGACACCTTACTATGCGCCTACCCCTGGAGGCAGGCGTGCTCCATGGCCTGGGAGGAGACCCTCTCTCAAGCTTTGGCGGAGGAAGTGCCACACCATATGAGGGATTGGCTCCATGGATCAGGAAAGTTTGCAGGAAACGAGAACGACAACGCCGGAACGTTGTTGGAGAGAGTCATGCGGCAGGAGGTGGAAGGGAGAGGCTGGGTGAAATCCATGAGATGGGAGTTGGATGAGATCACAGAGCAGATTGCAGGAAATGTGCTGGATGAAATAGTGGTAGAAGCATTGGATGGTCTCGGGATTTGTTCTCCGTGGCCAGAAATGGCCATGGCAATACCGAATCTGTAG